The proteins below are encoded in one region of Triticum aestivum cultivar Chinese Spring chromosome 1B, IWGSC CS RefSeq v2.1, whole genome shotgun sequence:
- the LOC123107509 gene encoding putative GPI-anchor transamidase, which produces MAFAGRDPGPSRPALLILLNTLPLLVLLTFSSAAPPAASSPAAVHNNNWAVLVCTSRFWFNYRHMANTLSLYRTVKRLGIPDERIILMLADDMACNPRNNYPAQVFNNENHQLNLYGDNVEVDYRGYEVTVENFLRVLTGRHESAVPRSKRLLSDEGSHILLYMTGHGGDEFLKFQDNEELQSHDLADAVKQMKEKHRFKELLIMVDTCQAATLFSQLQSPGVLAIGSSMKGENSYSHHLDSDIGVSVVDRFTFHTLAFFEKLNMYSNASLNSLFNSYDPSMLLSTAYYRMDLYKRALNEVPVTNFFGSVMKTIHTDSAYTGFLAAHNAETPLPIGNDILDDVMLQNEASARRSNIEETEEAQLRSHGWTEALLEQLEGKNSDVVVMYGLGTMGILLAISTWLSM; this is translated from the exons ATGGCGTTCGCCGGACGGGACCCCGGGCCCTCACGGCCcgctctcctcatcctcctcaACACGCTACCGCTGCTCGTGCTCCTCACCTTCTCCTCCGCCGCGCCCCCGGCGGCGTCGTCTCCCGCGGCTGTGCACAACAACAACTGGGCCGTGCTCGTCTGCACATCCCGCTTCTG GTTTAATTATAGACATATGGCCAACACGCTGTCTTTGTACAG GACTGTTAAGAGATTAGGAATACCTGACGAGCGGATAATACTTATGTTGGCGGATGATATGGCTTGTAATCCTCGTAACAATTATCCTGCCCAAGTGTTCAACAATGAGAACCACCAGCTTAATCTTTATGGTGACAATGTTGAG GTTGATTACCGAGGTTACGAGGTTACAGTTGAAAACTTTTTGCGAGTTTTGACTGGAAGACATGAGAGTGCTGTACCAAGATCAAAGCGTCTCTTAAGTGATGAAGGAAGCCATATTCTTTTGTACATGACTGGGCATGGTGGGGATGAATTTCTAAAGTTCCAAGATAATGAAGAACTTCAGAGCCATGATTTAGCAGATGCAGTAAAGCAAATGAAGGAGAAACATAG ATTTAAAGAGTTGTTGATTATGGTAGATACCTGCCAGGCTGCTACTCTGTTTTCACAG cTTCAATCACCTGGCGTTTTGGCCATTGGTAGCAGCATGAAAGGGGAAAACTCTTACTCTCACCATCTTGACTCAGAC ATTGGTGTTTCTGTTGTGGATAGGTTTACCTTCCATACACTTGCTTTCTTTGAGAAGCTGAATATGTATAGCAATGCTTCATTGAACAG TCTTTTCAATTCATATGATCCTTCCATGCTGCTGTCTACTGCATATTATCGAATGGATCTTTACAAGCGTGCCTTAAACGAG GTCCCAGTGACAAATTTCTTTGGATCAGTGATGAAGACTATCCACACCGATTCAGCCTACACAGGCTTCTTAGCTGCACATAACGCAGAAACCCCCCTTCCTATCGGAAATGATATACTTGACGATGTCATGTTACAGAATGAGGCTAGTGCAAGAAGATCAAACATAGAAGAGACGGAA GAAGCACAATTAAGGTCGCATGGATGGACAGAGGCCCTGCTAGAACAGCTGGAAGGCAAGAATTCAGATGTTGTTGTGATGTATGGCCTGGGAACTATGGGCATACTGTTGGCAATTTCAACCTGGCTATCAATGTAG